The following are encoded in a window of Lactobacillus intestinalis genomic DNA:
- a CDS encoding PAS domain-containing protein yields MVNSKDIGIKREKNLLETLQFLIDGGDYSKGSSFLEKAKQYQAAACMVPGHPLYTFRQENDQITNLIQNEILPQLKIWQQDGKDSAALARLQNGVDRLHDLKNHYSRKEISIYPLLVKNGLASEEQTSKLWQMDDDVRDLVKKVASVIRQDPMPDKYFIEALVEKMAYQVLRLVFQEEAVCMPLLEDVVSTKDWHIVKQDEVEVGYCLIDTPPRWDPTKEEIEENQLYLDQKSDLNKQIVQAFHKYVSQLSHIDTNIKSSDILKGDESYPIGDSNTGPSLIVPNMEDIVVKLEVGSLSLKEIPAIFNVLPIDLTFVDAHDRVKWFSNSDRVFPRTRSVIGRPVIRCHPPKSIDKVLKILNDFHKGYSDSEDFWVNVRGRIIYLSFFAVRDAQDNYLGCLETVQDITKFKNITGTKTLENKDKFDKKSD; encoded by the coding sequence ATGGTGAATTCAAAGGATATAGGTATAAAAAGAGAGAAAAATCTGCTAGAGACTTTGCAATTTCTGATTGATGGTGGCGACTATTCTAAAGGCTCCTCTTTTTTAGAAAAAGCAAAGCAGTATCAAGCAGCGGCATGTATGGTTCCTGGCCATCCGCTCTATACTTTTAGACAAGAAAATGATCAAATCACTAATTTGATTCAAAATGAAATTTTACCTCAATTAAAAATTTGGCAACAAGATGGTAAAGATAGTGCAGCTTTAGCTAGACTTCAAAATGGTGTTGATCGTTTACATGATTTGAAAAATCATTATTCACGTAAAGAAATTTCAATTTATCCGCTTCTTGTTAAAAATGGGCTCGCTAGTGAAGAGCAAACTTCAAAATTGTGGCAAATGGATGATGATGTTCGTGATTTAGTTAAAAAAGTCGCATCTGTAATTCGTCAAGATCCAATGCCAGATAAATATTTTATAGAAGCTTTGGTAGAAAAAATGGCATATCAGGTATTAAGACTCGTTTTTCAAGAAGAAGCTGTTTGTATGCCACTTTTGGAAGATGTTGTTTCTACTAAGGATTGGCATATTGTTAAACAAGATGAAGTTGAAGTTGGATATTGTTTAATTGATACTCCTCCACGCTGGGATCCAACTAAGGAAGAAATTGAAGAAAATCAGCTATATTTGGATCAAAAATCCGATCTGAATAAACAGATAGTCCAGGCTTTTCATAAATATGTTAGTCAACTATCTCATATTGATACAAATATTAAATCATCGGATATTTTAAAGGGTGATGAAAGTTATCCAATTGGTGATTCGAACACCGGCCCAAGTTTAATTGTACCGAATATGGAAGATATTGTGGTTAAATTGGAAGTGGGATCACTTAGTTTGAAAGAGATTCCGGCGATTTTCAATGTGTTGCCAATTGATCTAACATTTGTGGACGCACATGATCGAGTAAAATGGTTTTCTAATTCCGATAGAGTATTTCCAAGAACAAGATCAGTAATTGGGCGTCCGGTTATTCGTTGTCACCCACCGAAAAGTATTGATAAAGTGTTGAAAATTTTGAATGATTTTCACAAAGGATATTCAGATAGTGAAGACTTTTGGGTAAATGTAAGAGGTCGAATTATTTATCTATCTTTCTTTGCTGTGCGGGATGCCCAAGATAACTACTTAGGTTGTCTAGAAACTGTTCAAGATATTACTAAATTTAAGAATATTACTGGTACCAAGACACTAGAAAATAAAGATAAATTTGATAAAAAGTCAGATTAA
- a CDS encoding MDR family MFS transporter, translating to MKTERGNFNSDTEVKLHWLILGELVTWIGASFIWPLTSVYLNKQLHVSLSMIGVVLFFNCAANILGSIIAGRLYDKLNPYPLVLWGLGLDAVVLFLMAAFHGWPEYWVWLTLTGFLGGWNGTLINSIATSLKKYPGRYVFNILYFSQNLGVVTGTLIVGYLYDYSVTVLFIIAASLFVVALVNAIFNYKPIIAFHQERVKKGQSGVSQKAEPMPKCNFIMSMAFFTTLAVTWLMYMNWESNLSVYMVSLGIPFHLYSLLWTLNAGIIVVMQGILARFPKIFKNIFQQIIFGICMFSISFITLVFAKDFAHFALSMIILTLGESTAFPAIPAYVNDLSPKSSKGKYQGSIMVASGVGRAFGPLFGGLVIDRAGYIPFFWVAAIVIALMIALMVPLYAKLHKKLTIYK from the coding sequence ATGAAAACTGAGCGGGGGAATTTTAATTCAGATACAGAAGTTAAATTGCACTGGCTAATTTTAGGAGAATTAGTTACGTGGATTGGAGCTAGTTTTATTTGGCCGTTGACTTCTGTTTATTTAAATAAGCAATTGCATGTTAGTCTTTCGATGATTGGTGTCGTACTATTTTTCAATTGTGCGGCTAATATCCTAGGTTCAATTATTGCAGGACGACTTTATGATAAATTAAATCCTTATCCACTTGTTTTGTGGGGATTAGGACTGGATGCAGTGGTGCTATTTTTGATGGCTGCGTTTCATGGTTGGCCGGAATATTGGGTATGGCTAACATTGACCGGATTTTTAGGGGGATGGAATGGTACCTTAATTAATTCGATTGCGACTAGTTTAAAGAAATATCCCGGACGATATGTTTTTAACATTTTGTATTTTTCACAAAATTTAGGAGTAGTAACAGGAACTTTGATTGTAGGGTATCTTTATGATTATTCTGTAACCGTGTTGTTCATTATAGCGGCGTCATTATTTGTGGTGGCTTTGGTTAATGCGATCTTCAACTACAAACCAATCATTGCCTTTCATCAAGAGCGAGTTAAAAAAGGCCAAAGTGGAGTCAGTCAAAAGGCTGAACCAATGCCAAAATGTAATTTTATTATGTCGATGGCCTTCTTCACTACTTTGGCAGTGACTTGGCTAATGTACATGAACTGGGAATCTAACTTGTCCGTTTATATGGTTTCACTGGGAATTCCATTCCACCTTTACAGTTTATTGTGGACACTTAATGCTGGAATTATTGTGGTTATGCAAGGAATTTTGGCGCGTTTTCCTAAAATTTTCAAAAATATTTTCCAACAAATTATTTTTGGAATTTGTATGTTTTCAATTTCATTCATCACCTTGGTTTTTGCCAAAGACTTTGCTCACTTTGCCTTGTCAATGATTATCTTAACTTTGGGTGAATCAACTGCGTTTCCAGCTATTCCTGCCTATGTAAACGATTTGTCACCTAAATCCAGCAAGGGAAAATACCAAGGATCAATTATGGTTGCTAGTGGTGTAGGACGTGCCTTTGGGCCATTGTTTGGTGGTTTAGTAATTGATCGTGCAGGTTATATTCCATTTTTCTGGGTAGCAGCGATTGTAATTGCCTTAATGATCGCCTTAATGGTGCCACTTTATGCAAAATTGCATAAGAAACTAACAATTTATAAGTAA